Proteins encoded within one genomic window of Paenarthrobacter sp. JL.01a:
- a CDS encoding M3 family metallopeptidase, with the protein MTNPLLSPSPLPYGLPPFAGISVDHYAEAVNAGLAAQLEEINDIVANPEPATFENTAVAMERSGLLLSRAAAAFFTLVSADADDDIKALETELSPKFSAHQDAVFMNRGLYERFSAIDVAGLDAESTRLVEEYLKEFRQSGIQLDDAGQDRLRQVNAKLSRLGTDFGQRVKEAMKSSALLLDDVGDLAGLPEEDIAGAAEAANSAGHRGKYLLTLIQPSNQPALASLEKPAIRRRLYEASLARGTAGGPLDVRELVLATVRLRAEKASLLGFANFAELVVDQQTAPGFGDVQAMLRRLAPAAVRNAEAEAKALAEAAGRELDPWDWPYYSARVRKDKFEVDEQALRPYFSLETVLHDGVFHAATQLYGITFDERKDLDGYHPDVRVWEIRDEDGKGLGLFLGDYYTRETKRGGAWMNSLVEQSTLLGTQPVVINNLNITKPAPGEPALLSLDEVRTVFHEFGHALHGLFSQVTYPRFSGTSVPRDFVEYPSQVNEMWIMWPEVLANYARHHVTGEALPQNVVDKLNASLLWGEGFATTEYLGAALLDLAWHVLSEADIPEDVLAFEANALAQASIAHPLIPPRYRTGYFQHIFAGAGYAAGYYSYIWSEVLDADTVEWFKENGGLNRANGNRFRSELLSRGNSREPLESFRAFRGRDARLEPLLKRRGLE; encoded by the coding sequence ATGACCAATCCCCTGCTTAGCCCCAGTCCCCTGCCGTACGGACTCCCGCCGTTCGCCGGAATATCGGTCGACCACTACGCCGAAGCAGTAAACGCCGGACTGGCAGCACAGCTGGAGGAGATCAACGACATCGTGGCCAATCCGGAGCCTGCCACGTTCGAGAACACTGCCGTGGCCATGGAGCGGTCAGGCCTTCTCCTGAGCAGGGCTGCGGCTGCCTTCTTCACATTGGTCTCCGCCGATGCCGACGATGACATCAAAGCGCTGGAGACCGAACTGTCCCCGAAGTTCTCGGCTCACCAGGACGCTGTGTTCATGAACCGGGGCCTGTATGAACGCTTCTCAGCCATAGACGTGGCGGGCCTCGATGCCGAATCAACCCGCCTGGTGGAGGAATACCTGAAGGAATTCCGCCAGTCCGGTATCCAACTCGATGACGCCGGGCAGGACCGCCTGCGCCAGGTCAACGCTAAACTCTCACGGTTGGGAACGGACTTTGGCCAGCGGGTCAAAGAGGCGATGAAATCCTCAGCCCTGCTTCTTGACGACGTCGGGGACCTCGCCGGTCTGCCGGAGGAGGACATCGCAGGCGCCGCCGAAGCCGCCAACTCCGCGGGCCATCGCGGGAAGTACCTGCTCACGCTGATTCAGCCCAGTAACCAGCCTGCCCTCGCCTCCCTCGAAAAGCCGGCCATCCGCCGTCGTTTATATGAAGCCTCGCTCGCGCGGGGCACGGCTGGCGGGCCCCTGGACGTCCGTGAACTGGTGTTGGCCACTGTCCGCCTGCGGGCAGAGAAAGCATCGCTGCTTGGCTTTGCCAACTTCGCCGAGCTTGTGGTGGATCAGCAGACGGCCCCGGGATTTGGCGATGTCCAGGCCATGTTGCGCCGGTTGGCACCGGCCGCCGTCCGTAACGCCGAGGCCGAGGCCAAGGCGCTGGCCGAGGCAGCGGGCAGGGAATTGGATCCTTGGGACTGGCCTTACTACTCGGCCCGTGTCCGCAAGGATAAGTTCGAGGTGGACGAACAGGCCCTGCGTCCCTACTTTTCCTTGGAGACAGTGCTCCACGACGGCGTCTTCCATGCCGCCACCCAGCTCTACGGGATCACGTTCGATGAACGTAAGGACCTGGACGGCTACCATCCCGATGTCCGGGTGTGGGAAATCCGCGACGAAGACGGGAAGGGATTGGGCCTCTTCCTTGGCGACTACTACACCAGGGAGACCAAGCGCGGCGGGGCGTGGATGAACTCCCTCGTGGAGCAATCCACCCTCCTTGGCACCCAACCGGTAGTGATCAACAACCTCAACATCACCAAGCCTGCTCCCGGCGAGCCCGCGCTCCTGTCCCTGGACGAAGTCCGGACTGTGTTCCATGAATTCGGCCACGCTTTGCACGGCCTCTTTTCGCAGGTCACCTACCCGCGATTCTCCGGTACCTCGGTGCCCCGCGATTTCGTGGAATACCCTTCACAAGTCAACGAGATGTGGATCATGTGGCCGGAAGTACTGGCCAATTACGCACGGCACCACGTCACAGGTGAGGCACTTCCCCAAAACGTCGTGGACAAGCTCAACGCCTCGTTGTTGTGGGGTGAAGGCTTTGCCACGACGGAGTATTTGGGCGCCGCTCTGTTGGACCTTGCATGGCATGTCTTGTCCGAGGCTGACATACCTGAGGATGTCCTTGCCTTCGAAGCCAACGCCCTTGCCCAGGCATCCATCGCCCACCCCCTGATTCCCCCGCGCTACCGGACCGGTTACTTCCAGCACATCTTCGCCGGCGCCGGTTATGCCGCCGGCTACTACTCCTATATCTGGAGCGAAGTACTGGACGCTGACACGGTGGAGTGGTTCAAGGAAAACGGCGGGCTGAACCGTGCGAACGGCAACCGGTTCCGATCGGAGCTGCTGTCACGGGGCAACAGCCGGGAGCCGTTGGAGTCTTTCCGTGCGTTCCGGGGCCGCGACGCCCGGCTTGAACCCCTGCTGAAGCGCCGCGGACTCGAGTAG
- a CDS encoding YebC/PmpR family DNA-binding transcriptional regulator, translating into MSGHSKWATTKHKKAIIDSRRAKSFAKLIKNIEVAARMGGPDLAGNPGLELAVTKAKKTSVPNDNIDRAIKRGAGLTGEVVDYTEIMYEARGPQGSALLIECLTDNKNRAASEVRLAISRNGGTIADPGSVSYLFARKGVVVLPKNGLSEDDILMAVLDAGAEEVKDSGENWEIHSEPSDLQAIRDALKEAGIEYETDEAEFVPSMQVDLDIDGAKKFMKLVDALEDLDDVQNVYSNADFSEEVQAALDAE; encoded by the coding sequence ATGTCAGGCCACTCCAAATGGGCGACCACCAAGCACAAAAAAGCCATCATTGACAGCAGGCGTGCAAAGTCGTTCGCAAAACTGATCAAGAACATCGAAGTTGCTGCCCGTATGGGTGGACCCGACCTGGCCGGCAACCCGGGCCTGGAACTCGCCGTCACCAAGGCAAAGAAGACTTCTGTCCCCAACGACAACATCGACCGTGCCATCAAGCGCGGCGCCGGCCTCACCGGTGAAGTCGTGGACTACACCGAGATCATGTACGAAGCCCGTGGCCCCCAGGGCTCGGCTTTGCTGATCGAGTGCCTTACCGACAACAAGAACCGGGCGGCCTCCGAAGTCCGCCTGGCCATCTCCCGCAACGGCGGAACCATCGCCGATCCGGGCTCGGTCAGCTACCTGTTCGCCCGCAAGGGGGTCGTGGTTCTGCCGAAGAACGGCCTCAGCGAAGACGACATCCTCATGGCCGTCCTGGACGCAGGTGCTGAGGAAGTCAAGGACAGTGGCGAGAACTGGGAAATCCACTCGGAGCCCTCTGATCTCCAAGCCATCCGGGATGCTCTCAAGGAAGCCGGGATCGAATACGAAACCGACGAAGCCGAATTTGTTCCGTCGATGCAGGTCGACCTCGACATTGACGGCGCGAAGAAGTTCATGAAGCTCGTCGACGCGCTCGAGGACCTGGACGATGTCCAGAACGTCTACAGCAACGCGGACTTCAGCGAGGAAGTGCAGGCTGCCCTCGACGCCGAGTAG
- the ruvB gene encoding Holliday junction branch migration DNA helicase RuvB: protein MAEQSLVSGGEEPEERVIEAALRPKNLHDFVGQHRVRKQLALVLEASKMRGRSADHVLMSGPPGLGKTTLAMIIAAEMNAPLRISSGPAIQHAGDLAAILSSLSEGEVLFLDEIHRMSRPAEEMLYMAMEDFRVDIVVGKGAGATAIPLELPPFTLVGATTRAGLLPGPLRDRFGFTGHLEFYSVAELELVLRRSAGLLDLKVNSAGFTEIAGRSRGTPRIANRLLRRVRDWALVHGIDQIDARSASAALDMYEVDQRGLDRLDRSVLEALITKFNGGPVGLSTLAIAVGEEAETVETVAEPFLVREGLLGRTPRGRIAMASAWTHLGYAVPAGVFGQETLALFDEDENHAESVDTAG, encoded by the coding sequence GTGGCTGAGCAGTCACTGGTCAGCGGGGGAGAGGAACCGGAAGAGCGGGTCATCGAGGCGGCCCTTCGTCCGAAGAACCTGCATGACTTTGTGGGCCAGCACCGGGTCCGCAAGCAGCTTGCGCTGGTACTTGAGGCGTCAAAAATGCGTGGCCGCAGTGCCGACCACGTGCTCATGTCCGGTCCTCCCGGTCTCGGCAAGACCACGCTGGCCATGATCATTGCGGCGGAGATGAATGCTCCGCTGAGGATCAGCAGTGGTCCGGCCATCCAGCATGCCGGAGACTTGGCCGCGATTCTGTCCTCCCTCTCCGAAGGAGAGGTTCTTTTCCTCGACGAGATCCACCGCATGTCCCGGCCGGCGGAAGAGATGCTCTACATGGCCATGGAAGACTTCCGCGTGGACATCGTGGTGGGCAAAGGGGCAGGTGCCACGGCCATTCCGCTTGAGCTGCCTCCCTTCACCCTGGTAGGAGCGACCACCCGCGCCGGCCTGCTCCCTGGTCCGCTGCGGGACCGTTTCGGTTTTACCGGCCACCTTGAGTTCTACTCCGTGGCCGAGCTTGAACTTGTCCTGCGCCGTTCCGCCGGCCTGCTGGACCTGAAGGTCAACTCGGCCGGATTCACGGAGATTGCCGGCCGCTCACGCGGAACGCCGCGTATCGCCAACCGGCTGCTTCGCCGTGTCCGTGACTGGGCGCTTGTCCACGGCATTGACCAGATCGACGCGCGGTCAGCCTCAGCTGCTTTGGACATGTACGAAGTGGACCAGCGTGGCCTTGACCGCTTGGACCGCTCTGTCCTTGAAGCGCTCATCACCAAGTTCAACGGCGGTCCGGTGGGGCTGTCCACCCTGGCGATTGCCGTGGGTGAAGAGGCAGAGACCGTCGAGACAGTGGCGGAGCCTTTCCTCGTGCGGGAAGGGCTGCTGGGCCGCACCCCGCGCGGACGCATTGCGATGGCTTCAGCCTGGACCCATCTGGGGTACGCGGTGCCGGCCGGTGTGTTCGGACAAGAGACCCTTGCATTGTTTGACGAGGACGAAAACCACGCCGAGAGCGTAGATACTGCGGGTTAA
- a CDS encoding CapA family protein produces MKSMGKITSGTGWQRSQRAALPTLALVVAMTLGACGVIAENNDPRPSTAASAPAGGSPSPTRTPAPNPTPGMGPACPELRCTTVTVTGDMLVHTQLWQQARADAAAAGQPGYTFVPLLEGQRRYIRNSDLAICHQETPVATPEGPFSAYPSFNVPPQIVTASKDIGYQACTTASNHTIDRGTEGLLRTLDALDAAGLKHTGSYRTEAASEEILMLQTDAAKVAVIEGTYGHNGQIPEYPWLVDELDPATMIAKATRARELGADIVLGVMHAGDEYASEPNAQQQEVAHALVDSGQFTMIYGHHTHSVLPIENYKGTWIVYGLGNGITELSPWYVVNNEGLLVRAQFSQNAAGTWTASDLAWAPSVIVRDPYRWCSVASDAPQGVCATPAADAETHQRTKTVVESMGAATAGAHELLITKEK; encoded by the coding sequence ATGAAAAGCATGGGGAAGATCACATCTGGTACCGGATGGCAGCGGTCGCAACGGGCAGCGCTGCCGACACTCGCACTGGTCGTGGCCATGACCCTGGGCGCCTGCGGGGTCATCGCTGAGAACAACGATCCCAGGCCAAGCACGGCGGCATCGGCTCCGGCAGGCGGGTCACCTTCACCAACACGTACTCCCGCCCCCAACCCGACCCCAGGGATGGGGCCGGCCTGTCCGGAACTGCGTTGCACTACGGTTACCGTGACTGGCGACATGCTGGTCCACACGCAGTTGTGGCAGCAGGCACGGGCCGATGCAGCTGCGGCCGGCCAGCCCGGCTATACCTTTGTTCCGCTTCTCGAAGGGCAGCGGCGCTACATCAGGAACAGTGACCTGGCCATCTGCCATCAGGAGACTCCGGTGGCGACGCCGGAGGGACCTTTCTCGGCTTACCCCTCCTTCAATGTGCCGCCACAAATCGTCACGGCCTCCAAAGACATCGGCTACCAAGCCTGCACCACCGCGAGCAACCACACTATTGACCGGGGCACCGAGGGGCTCCTCAGAACCTTGGATGCCCTCGATGCCGCCGGCCTGAAGCACACCGGCTCCTACCGGACGGAGGCGGCATCGGAGGAAATCCTGATGCTGCAGACGGACGCCGCAAAGGTGGCAGTCATCGAAGGAACCTACGGGCATAACGGGCAGATCCCGGAATACCCCTGGCTGGTGGACGAATTGGACCCGGCAACAATGATCGCCAAGGCAACCCGCGCCAGGGAACTTGGTGCGGACATTGTCCTGGGAGTGATGCACGCAGGAGATGAATATGCCAGCGAGCCCAATGCCCAGCAGCAGGAGGTCGCCCATGCCCTCGTGGACAGTGGCCAGTTCACCATGATCTACGGACACCACACCCATTCGGTCCTGCCCATCGAAAACTACAAAGGCACCTGGATCGTCTACGGACTGGGAAACGGCATCACGGAACTGTCGCCATGGTACGTGGTCAACAATGAAGGACTGCTGGTCAGGGCGCAGTTCAGCCAAAATGCCGCCGGTACTTGGACTGCCTCGGACCTGGCGTGGGCCCCCTCGGTGATTGTCCGTGATCCCTACCGGTGGTGTTCGGTGGCCAGCGATGCACCGCAGGGCGTGTGTGCCACGCCCGCGGCCGACGCCGAAACCCACCAAAGAACCAAAACCGTGGTTGAGTCCATGGGAGCCGCGACGGCCGGTGCCCACGAACTGCTGATCACCAAGGAGAAGTGA
- the pdxS gene encoding pyridoxal 5'-phosphate synthase lyase subunit PdxS: protein MSTPDVSNEAGSSANSVTGSSRVKRGMAEMLKGGVIMDVVNVEQARIAEDAGAVAVMALERVPADIRAQGGVSRMSDPDMIDQIIAAVSIPVMAKARIGHFVEAQVLQSLGVDYIDESEVLTPADYINHIDKWNFTVPFVCGATNLGEALRRINEGAAMIRSKGEAGTGDVSNATGHMRKIRAEIAKLSALPEDELYVAAKELQAPYELVKEVAATGKLPVVLFTAGGIATPADAAMMMQLGADGVFVGSGIFKSGNPAERAAAVVKATTFHDDPDVIAKVSRGLGEAMVGINVDEIPEPHRLAERGW, encoded by the coding sequence GTGTCTACACCAGATGTAAGCAACGAAGCCGGTTCGTCCGCGAACAGCGTCACGGGCAGCAGCCGCGTTAAGCGCGGCATGGCGGAGATGCTCAAGGGCGGCGTCATCATGGACGTCGTTAACGTCGAGCAGGCCCGCATCGCCGAGGACGCCGGTGCCGTGGCTGTCATGGCGCTGGAGCGTGTTCCGGCTGATATCCGCGCCCAGGGTGGCGTGTCCCGCATGTCCGACCCGGACATGATTGATCAGATCATTGCCGCGGTGTCCATTCCGGTGATGGCCAAGGCCCGTATCGGTCACTTCGTTGAGGCCCAGGTCCTGCAATCGTTGGGTGTGGACTACATCGATGAGTCCGAGGTCCTGACCCCGGCGGATTACATCAACCACATCGACAAGTGGAACTTCACTGTCCCGTTCGTGTGTGGTGCCACCAACCTCGGTGAGGCGCTGCGCCGCATCAACGAAGGTGCTGCGATGATCCGTTCCAAGGGCGAGGCCGGTACCGGCGATGTGTCCAACGCGACCGGTCACATGCGCAAGATCCGCGCTGAGATCGCGAAGCTTTCGGCCCTTCCCGAGGACGAGCTCTACGTTGCGGCGAAGGAGCTGCAGGCCCCGTACGAGCTGGTGAAGGAAGTCGCCGCGACGGGCAAGCTTCCGGTGGTGCTGTTCACCGCCGGTGGCATCGCGACGCCAGCTGATGCTGCGATGATGATGCAGCTCGGCGCGGACGGTGTGTTTGTCGGTTCGGGCATCTTCAAGTCCGGCAACCCGGCAGAGCGCGCCGCCGCCGTCGTCAAGGCAACCACCTTCCACGACGATCCTGACGTGATCGCGAAGGTCTCCCGCGGCCTGGGCGAAGCGATGGTCGGCATCAACGTCGACGAAATCCCCGAGCCCCACCGCCTCGCAGAACGCGGCTGGTAA
- the pdxT gene encoding pyridoxal 5'-phosphate synthase glutaminase subunit PdxT yields MTNPLSDASSRVGAGLRIGVLALQGDFREHIHAVESAGATGVGIRRPSELDDIDGLIIPGGESTTIDKLSRIFEVREPIQQRIAEGLPVYGSCAGMILLANEIADPATDLKGNPQQTFGGLDITVRRNAFGRQRESFETDLDFKGLDFSAGQDGVDPVHAVFIRGPWVERVGEGVDVLAQVDPDHASHTAALHGVARIVAVRSGRLLATSFHPEVTGEKRVHELFIRMIRGEA; encoded by the coding sequence ATGACCAACCCCCTTTCCGACGCTTCATCACGCGTGGGCGCAGGCCTCCGGATCGGCGTTCTGGCACTCCAGGGCGATTTCCGTGAGCACATCCACGCCGTCGAGTCCGCGGGAGCAACAGGTGTGGGCATCCGCCGGCCCTCCGAGCTGGATGACATCGACGGCCTGATCATCCCCGGTGGCGAATCCACCACCATTGACAAACTGTCCCGGATCTTCGAAGTCCGCGAACCGATCCAGCAGCGGATCGCGGAGGGACTTCCCGTGTACGGCTCTTGTGCAGGGATGATCCTCCTTGCCAATGAGATTGCCGACCCCGCCACCGACCTCAAGGGAAACCCGCAGCAGACCTTCGGTGGCCTGGATATCACTGTTCGCCGCAACGCCTTCGGCCGCCAGCGCGAGTCCTTCGAAACGGACCTCGATTTCAAGGGGCTGGACTTCAGTGCCGGACAGGACGGCGTGGACCCCGTTCACGCAGTATTCATCCGCGGACCCTGGGTTGAGCGCGTGGGAGAGGGCGTGGACGTACTGGCCCAAGTCGATCCCGACCACGCCAGCCACACCGCCGCTTTGCATGGAGTGGCTAGAATTGTTGCAGTGCGCTCCGGCCGTTTGCTGGCCACCTCCTTCCATCCGGAAGTGACAGGGGAGAAGCGTGTGCATGAACTCTTTATTCGAATGATCAGAGGAGAAGCGTAA
- a CDS encoding Mur ligase family protein, producing MLSYSVPLGKLVRTLSRLRGGGSAFPGLVVEKIDPRFMQRTLASLPHGVAVVSGTNGKTTTTKMVVELLESQGLKVFTNRTGSNFTRGVAASLLGEVDWRGKLDADIAVLELDEAHAVHFVNKVPPRFSLLLNVLRDQLDRFGEIDKTARLLEHIASRTTDTVVLNREDPRVARIANTINSLDAVYHPSVRYFGLDESLRSTFPNDDEMRSGSGPSPSGTSVAAAPGEAVDLPDADVVLRRVGAQDADFEFDGKTVTTTMKLRGVYNIFNAAAALSLTRAVLGTGPVDTPRLVKALGNVAPAFGRGESLTVDGQPLELVLVKNPSGFRLGLKSFPAGGYATMIAINDNYADGRDMSWLWDVEFESLREGGVEVLTGVRAYDMALRLQYDDVPFGTVEPDITAALRTFIDGSRGKPKRIFCTYTSMLAIRRELAKITIVEVVS from the coding sequence ATGCTTTCCTACAGCGTCCCCCTCGGCAAGCTGGTCCGCACACTGTCCCGGCTTCGGGGCGGAGGGTCGGCGTTCCCCGGCCTGGTGGTCGAGAAAATTGATCCCCGTTTCATGCAGCGCACGCTGGCGTCATTGCCCCACGGCGTAGCCGTCGTCAGCGGCACCAACGGCAAGACCACCACCACCAAGATGGTGGTGGAACTGCTGGAAAGCCAAGGCCTGAAGGTCTTCACCAACCGCACCGGCAGCAACTTCACCAGGGGGGTGGCAGCATCATTGCTGGGCGAGGTCGACTGGCGGGGCAAGCTCGATGCCGACATCGCAGTCCTTGAACTGGATGAAGCCCACGCCGTGCATTTCGTGAACAAGGTTCCTCCCCGGTTCAGCCTCCTGCTCAATGTCCTGCGCGACCAGTTGGACCGCTTCGGCGAAATCGACAAGACTGCCCGCCTCCTTGAACACATCGCCTCCAGGACGACGGATACGGTGGTCCTGAACCGCGAGGATCCGCGCGTTGCGCGAATCGCCAACACCATCAACAGCCTCGACGCCGTGTATCACCCCAGCGTCCGCTACTTCGGCCTGGACGAATCACTTCGCAGCACCTTTCCCAACGATGACGAGATGCGCTCCGGCAGCGGCCCTTCACCGTCAGGAACGTCGGTGGCCGCAGCGCCCGGCGAGGCAGTCGACTTGCCGGATGCCGACGTCGTACTTCGCCGGGTAGGTGCCCAGGACGCCGACTTCGAGTTCGACGGCAAGACCGTCACCACCACCATGAAGCTGCGCGGGGTCTACAACATCTTCAACGCCGCCGCCGCTTTGTCGCTGACCCGGGCGGTTTTGGGGACCGGCCCCGTGGACACGCCCAGGCTCGTCAAAGCACTCGGTAACGTGGCACCGGCCTTCGGTCGCGGCGAAAGCCTGACAGTGGACGGCCAACCGCTCGAACTGGTGCTGGTGAAGAACCCCAGCGGATTCCGTCTGGGCTTGAAGTCCTTCCCTGCCGGCGGCTACGCGACCATGATCGCCATTAATGACAACTACGCTGACGGCCGGGACATGTCGTGGCTGTGGGACGTCGAATTCGAGTCGCTCCGCGAAGGCGGTGTCGAAGTCCTCACCGGGGTCCGCGCTTACGACATGGCCCTGCGCCTCCAGTACGACGACGTTCCGTTCGGCACGGTTGAACCCGACATCACAGCCGCCTTGCGTACCTTCATCGACGGTTCGCGGGGCAAGCCCAAGCGCATTTTCTGCACCTACACATCAATGCTCGCCATTCGCCGCGAACTCGCCAAAATCACCATAGTTGAGGTGGTCTCATGA
- the ruvC gene encoding crossover junction endodeoxyribonuclease RuvC, whose amino-acid sequence MTLRVLGVDPGLTRCGIGVVDIERNRRATMVAVGVVGTSADLTLDKRLLVIAQAIDEWLDLHKPDVVAVERVFSQMNVSTVMGVAQASGVVIAAAARRSIPVALHTPSEVKAAVTGSGSANKDAVTKLVTKILRLDAPPKPADAADALALALTHAWRAGSGMGTAGGAGGGGTLTPAQKAWADAEAKARRAR is encoded by the coding sequence TTGACTCTTCGTGTATTGGGAGTCGATCCGGGCCTTACCCGTTGCGGCATCGGTGTAGTGGACATCGAGCGGAACCGCCGTGCGACCATGGTTGCCGTTGGGGTAGTGGGTACCTCCGCCGACTTGACCCTGGACAAGCGCTTGCTGGTCATAGCCCAGGCCATCGACGAGTGGCTTGACCTGCACAAGCCGGACGTCGTCGCCGTCGAGCGTGTCTTTTCGCAGATGAACGTCAGCACTGTCATGGGCGTGGCCCAAGCCTCGGGCGTGGTGATCGCCGCCGCGGCGCGCCGGAGCATCCCGGTGGCGCTGCATACGCCCTCGGAAGTGAAAGCCGCGGTGACGGGCAGTGGCTCGGCGAACAAGGACGCCGTCACCAAGCTTGTCACCAAGATCCTGCGCCTTGACGCACCCCCGAAACCCGCGGACGCAGCAGATGCCCTCGCCCTTGCCCTGACGCACGCCTGGCGGGCCGGAAGCGGAATGGGAACAGCAGGCGGAGCTGGTGGCGGAGGCACGCTGACACCTGCCCAGAAGGCGTGGGCGGATGCCGAAGCCAAAGCGCGCCGTGCACGGTGA
- a CDS encoding type 1 glutamine amidotransferase, which yields MTSETQPQAAPGQASQPGKGTIRVLQLYPREMNIYGDWGNALVLKQRIKWHGYTPELLEYNVGDDFPEDVDIIVGGGGQDSGQLVIQDDLQARAEQLRELADNGAPMLVICGLYQLFGKFFKTSSGPTIPGIGILDVETQGTDERLIGNVIMKSAEFGDIMGYENHSGQTTLGPGVEPLGTVTKGAGNNSKDGHEGARYNNVVASYLHGSLLPKNPAIADFLIRTAAERKFGTFVPGTPDDDYARLAREHAARRPR from the coding sequence ATGACCTCGGAAACCCAGCCCCAGGCCGCACCTGGCCAGGCTTCGCAGCCCGGCAAGGGCACCATCCGCGTGCTCCAGCTGTACCCACGGGAAATGAACATCTATGGCGACTGGGGCAACGCCCTGGTCCTCAAGCAGCGCATCAAATGGCACGGCTATACCCCGGAACTGCTGGAGTACAACGTAGGCGATGATTTCCCGGAGGACGTTGACATCATCGTTGGTGGCGGCGGCCAGGACAGCGGCCAGCTGGTCATCCAGGACGACCTCCAGGCCCGCGCGGAGCAATTGCGGGAGCTTGCCGACAACGGCGCGCCCATGCTGGTGATCTGCGGCCTGTACCAACTCTTCGGCAAGTTCTTCAAGACCAGCTCGGGACCCACCATCCCCGGCATTGGAATCCTGGATGTTGAAACCCAGGGCACTGACGAACGCCTGATCGGCAACGTGATCATGAAATCGGCCGAGTTCGGCGACATCATGGGTTACGAGAACCACAGCGGACAGACCACCTTGGGTCCCGGCGTCGAGCCTCTGGGGACCGTCACCAAGGGCGCGGGCAACAACAGCAAAGATGGCCACGAGGGCGCCCGGTACAACAATGTTGTGGCCAGCTACCTTCACGGCTCGCTGCTGCCGAAGAACCCGGCCATCGCGGACTTCCTGATCCGCACGGCAGCAGAACGCAAGTTCGGAACCTTCGTGCCGGGAACGCCCGACGACGACTACGCCCGCCTCGCGCGCGAACACGCCGCGCGCCGCCCACGGTAG
- the ruvA gene encoding Holliday junction branch migration protein RuvA, with protein MISFLRGTVAHVGLSSAVIDLNGVGMSVFATPQTLSHLKVGADAKLFTSMIVREDSLTLFGFAADDEREVFDVLLSVSGVGPRLALAVLAVHEPEAIRVAAHTGDGKAFTKVPGIGPKVAGRIVLELAGKLVPHGTGTASTPATAVKAEWKPQVVAAMTSLGWSEKDANGSIDKAMADSPELVDAGNVAQILRATLRWLGQDGARAGNRVGTRG; from the coding sequence TTGATCAGTTTTCTTCGTGGAACCGTAGCCCACGTTGGTTTGTCCAGCGCGGTCATCGACCTCAATGGCGTGGGCATGAGCGTGTTCGCGACGCCGCAGACCCTGAGCCACCTGAAGGTAGGGGCAGACGCCAAGCTCTTTACCTCCATGATCGTCCGCGAGGACTCCCTTACACTCTTTGGCTTCGCCGCCGACGACGAGCGGGAAGTTTTCGATGTCCTCCTCAGCGTCAGCGGGGTGGGACCGCGGCTGGCCTTGGCCGTGCTCGCTGTCCACGAACCGGAGGCCATCCGCGTTGCAGCACACACCGGAGACGGGAAGGCCTTCACGAAAGTTCCCGGCATCGGTCCCAAGGTTGCCGGCCGGATAGTCCTTGAGCTCGCTGGCAAGTTGGTTCCGCATGGCACTGGCACCGCATCCACACCGGCAACCGCCGTCAAAGCTGAGTGGAAGCCCCAGGTGGTGGCCGCCATGACCAGCCTTGGCTGGTCGGAGAAGGATGCCAACGGCAGCATCGACAAGGCCATGGCCGACTCGCCGGAATTGGTGGATGCAGGAAATGTCGCACAGATCCTCCGGGCCACGCTGCGGTGGCTGGGCCAGGACGGAGCACGCGCCGGTAACCGTGTAGGCACCCGTGGCTGA
- the yajC gene encoding preprotein translocase subunit YajC gives MTILLFVMLGLFVFMMFRRNKKTQQQQAEMQSKFAPGVDVMTSFGLFGRIVSIDEAENKVVIELSPGNEATVHRQAVTKVVEATPEEAPVVPDDASSLTATGTETPAAGETPEETIARLNKEDKKDN, from the coding sequence ATGACCATATTGCTGTTCGTCATGCTTGGACTCTTTGTCTTCATGATGTTCCGCCGCAACAAGAAGACCCAGCAGCAGCAGGCTGAGATGCAGTCCAAGTTTGCTCCCGGAGTCGACGTCATGACCAGCTTCGGCCTCTTCGGCCGGATCGTGTCCATCGACGAAGCGGAGAACAAGGTCGTTATCGAGCTCTCCCCGGGCAATGAGGCCACGGTTCACCGCCAGGCCGTTACCAAGGTTGTTGAGGCAACTCCCGAGGAAGCCCCTGTGGTTCCGGATGACGCTTCTTCCTTGACCGCAACAGGTACTGAAACCCCTGCGGCCGGCGAGACGCCGGAAGAGACCATTGCGCGCCTCAACAAAGAGGACAAGAAGGACAACTAG